In the genome of Candida dubliniensis CD36 chromosome 3, complete sequence, the window ACAacttattattgttattccaaatttatcattttcaataatggaGGATGTTATTACAAATATTGGCAATATACCATCGAAAGCAAGTGAGTCCTTTGCGTTCAGTTTTTACATACAAGTACACCTTGGAGGCCCGTTTATAAAACACTAGTGTCTTCATATTATTGCATTCAGAGAGTTTAAGTTTCGTTTTTAATTATGATAACCAAGCCGCTGACCATGGCAAAGAAGTTGGCGGAAAAGCTGCCACCGCCACCACCGAAGAAGGGGAGTACCAAGACGGGCACGTGTGGCCACCAGTTGGCCaaagcaaaaaagaaatagaaatggAGCCCAATGAAGATACCGACCGTGAGTTGGAGGAGTTGGAAAATATGGTTAACTATGTTAAGAGCATTGGAGCAAGCCAATGGCCTGCGATGCTCAACAGATTAGATGGCGCCAGTAAGGCGTTTATTAGAGAATGTGTCTCCGACATGGTGACAGACAAGTATACTGGTGACCACACCAATGTGGTCGATGAAAGAGACTCGGATGGAGGTTACTTTGAACAACAAGAGGCCATCAAGGTCCACTTGAAAAAAACCATCCCAAATACTATTAGAGAACAAGGAGCCAACTCCGACATGGAGAAGGCATTACTTTACGCAGCAGAAAATGACTTATTCAGAGTAAGATTTATGCCAGATGGTACATACAGAATTATCTACTCACAAATTGGAGAAGAATTTTCAGATAAGTTTCCAGAGTTAGATTCACAAATGGCAATTGAAAGCCATTTAGAAAAATACCCAGAAGTCCAAGTGGgtaaaaacaaatacaagGTGGTTGTTAAAAACAACCATCACGACAACATCGGCATCTACTGTTTTCTCCACCCAGCCGAGGAGTggaaagttgaaaaattaatacATGCCTTTTTTGATAACAAGAGGGACGAATGGATGCCAGCACTCAAGCTGGCAGCAAATATTACCACTACAGAAGAGAATATCGAATTTAGCATTTTGAAAAGTGAAGTGAACAATGCAGATGAATTTACAAAACAACCTCTTAAGGCTGGCAAGTATGCTACGTCTTATTTTATGATTGGATGGTCCGGAAACAAGGTTCCAAAAAAGAGCAGATACTTTTGGAAACATCACAAATTAGATTTGGTATCCACTGCCAAATATTGCACCAATTCCCCTACTTTATTCCATACAAGATGGTCTTGTAAACACGGCAACCATTGCTTCCGTTGCAATCAAAACGGACATGCTACAGGGAATCATTTCAACAATCCAGCAAAgcaagattttgaaatccaTAAAAGGTGGGAATTCGTTTGTTGGTTGATTCCAATCGTTGTTGGTTAAATCGGCTTGGGGAAAAATACGTTTAATCTGAATTGCAATGTCATCAGTAGTAACGAAGACTGGTTTAGGAACATTGGCCAGAGTAGCCAGTTGATTAGTACTTAACTCTGCCATTTGGTCCCTTAAAGCAGTAATCTGCTCTTGGAGATCCAATTCCTTGTCCTGAGCTTGGGCCATAATATCCGAAGCGTGTTGAAAACGTTCGTCTTCAAAACGGACACGCTTGTTATAAGCTTCTTCAAAGGCTCCGACTTCCTTTTCCAATTCGGGAGTTTCTTGTTCAACGTCCTGGACATGAGACTCCAACTTCATAGCAgcagaattgaatttttgaaagTCACGCGCTTCCTGTTCACGGGTTTGATTGATACCCTGTGCTGTTTGCTGTTCATATCGACTAGcaaattgattgaacaTTTCCATCATCTGTTCTTGGAAGGCCTGTAACTGTTTGTTGACACTCGCTTCCACACTTGCTTGAAAGGCCAAATTAGTAGCATTAGCGGAGGTATCGGTAGTAGCTGAAGTGGACGTATCAGATGAAGATGGGGATGGACTCTTTGGTCCagatttatttgtttgactcataattaaaaataactGATAGATAAAGTTGCAAAAAGGAATTTAAACAGGTGTTCCGTAAACGGTATATAAAATTTGtggtaataaaaattaatacaaaggaaaattatttggggtgggaaaaattatttttatttttttgtgtgaGGTTTTGTGGGTTttgtgttgtttttgtgTGTTTTATAATAGCTGCAGGttgcgaaaaaaaaattattgcGAAGGTGTGGTtgtatgtttttttttgtttgattgataaCTAATATTGTCAATCAATAatcattttatttgaaCTAGTTGTCGATCAAAAGgtgaaaatgattttgattggCTAGGAACTTGTCTTTGAAAAGCgttcaatcaaatttgttgagttttttttcgtttttttttttgtttgttagAATGgaaatttgttaaaaaaaaattttttttgtggttttttttgttgggtttttttttttttttttaaaaaaaattggttacCTGAAGAGACTGAAGTATTCCTAGGTTTTATTAATTAGATATTACGACGGACAATATATGTTGCTCTAACTTTCTATAGATTCGAAGCTAATTATCAGTatgtaataattgaaagtAATAAAATATGAATTGTCTTCCAAAGAGAAGTAGTATATAATagagaataataaattagcAATTATAAAGGATTCGTCGAACTCCCTGAGTTGAATTCAAAAGGACTGCACATAAAATATTGCAGATCCTGTTTTACAACAAGACCTTTGGTAAATAAAATCTGAGCCTAATACTTTcgataaattgaaattgatagtTCAACAAGTTGAAATAACTTCGTTTCCACATTTTTGACCACATGTGCTAACAAACTTTGTTAGCTTGACCAcatgtttttttcttgaccACATTTCTTGACCACATGTTTGTTAGCACTTATAATTTGCCCAATTTTGGTGGTAGCGCAAAAATAAGGGTACCATAGGGATCTACAGAATCCAGGGAGATAAACTATATAGATTTTAGGTTTATGACTTTAATATACACtgagttgttgttgatcaGAAAAAGGTTAAAAATTTAGGGGCAGGagaaaaaatgatttttttgcgCGCACGACCCGAAAAATCagaaatttttgaaaaacagcgatttttggttgtttttgGAAAGACGTGGATGGACAACCAGGGGAGGCGGTAAGCTGAGAGTTGATAGACAGTTAGCTAGGTCAATGAATTTGTGGTTGGAAAATGAACCATTGTTATACCCTTTTTGTGTGGCAagttattaatgattttctttgaccacacGTTTTTGGGTAGCGCCGAGTTTTGaccacattttttttctctggTTGACCACATTTTGGGTAGCGCCAAAGAGCGCAGATTTTAAGGGCACTGATTGTTTGACCGCAGATTTGACCGCACGTATTCTTTGAGCACTGATTTTTTGAGCActgattttctttgacaACAGGTTTTCTTTGACCGCACATTTTTTGCCCACAGGTTTTTCGACCACACATTCTCTTTGAGCACTGACTTTTTGACCAcacatttttctttcaccATCTACCGCTACCCGTGCATTTTTGACCACATGTGCTAACAAAGTTTGTTAGCTTGACCGcatgtttttttcttgaccACATTTCTTGACCACATGTTTGTTAGCACTTATAATTTGCCCAATTTAGGCGGTAGCGCAAAAATAAGGGTACCATATGAATCTACATGACCCAGGGAGATAAACTATATAGTTTTTAGGTTTATAACTTTAATATACACtgagttgttgttgttcagAAAAAGGTTAAAAATTCAGGGACCGGagaaaaaatgattttcttgCGCGCACGACCCGAAAAATCAGAACTTTTTGGAAAACAGCGAttttttgtcatttttGGAAGAGTACAGGAAGGGCAGAACAAGAGGTGGTAAACTGATAGTTGGTAGAGTGCTAGCCAGGTCAATGAATTTGTGGTTGAAAACGGAAGAGTGATTGTACCTTTTCTGTTCCGCAAGTTATTtatgattttctttgaccacacGTTTTTAGGTAGCGCCGAGTTTTGaccacattttttttctctgaTTGACCACATTTTGGGTAGCGCCAAAGAGCGCAGATTTTAAGGGCACTGATTTTTTGACCGCAGGTTTGACCGcacattttctttgagcACATCTTTGGTAGCACTTTCTTTGACCGCACATATTCTTTGACCACAGGTTTTTTGAGCACTGATTTCTGACCACAggttttctttgaccacacattttctttgagcACTGATTTTTGACCACACATTTTTTGACCACACATTTTTTGACCACACATTTTTTGACCACAGGTTTTTTTTATGACCACTGATTTTGTTTGAGCACTGATTTTTTGAGCACATCTTTGGTAGCACTTTTCTTTGAGCACTGATTTTGTTTGACCACtggttttctttgaccacagATTTTTAACCACCACATATTTAGAGAGCACATATTCTTAAAAGCTACATCTTTTGTTGTATTGTAGATAGTGGCACATGAATAGGTGCATCTTATACAGTTGGTGGCAGCAATTTtaagtttatttttgaCAAGAAAGTTGGCCCAAAAAAGTTTCTTAGAGATTGTTGGGAGTACTGTTTGGTGATattctttatatttgttcTAATTACATTTACATAGTTTTATATTAGTGTAGAAGAACGAACAAACTCATTATATCCAATGTAATACCGTTGTATTTGCTGGTTATCAGTATTAACACTGAAAGACCCTTAAAGGTTTTTTATCTAGACACAAAAccaatatatattcaatctATAACATTTTTTCCGGATTAGGAAACGACCAATACCAGCACTCGCCGGTTTTCTTTACAACTAATTCAATAGGGGcgattttgttgattaagTCGTTCAATTTGGTTTGCCAGGTTTCGCCACGATGTTTTTCAAGCATCTTTTCAACGTCTTGTGGATTCAAAGTAACCGAGCCATGGTTGTAGTCGTCTGACAAATAAACAGTCACATGTCGGTACCCGACAATGGTGTTTTTTTCTCTGATAAGAATTTGAGAAATCTCTTTTGGAACAATCTTTGTGATTTTATAGACACGCAGCAAGGTTGTTGATTCTGGTGTGATGTTGAACCCATGGGTgggtttcaatttttttgctGGAGGTTGACTTGGGACAGACGAAGGCAATGTTGAGGGAACTTGTTGGTCGTCGTCGTCactaaattcaatattgtaAATGTCGGTTTCATCAGGCTGTGATGACGAAGCCACGGGTTGATCTTGTAACTTTGCAGGATGAAGTTCTATAAGATGGTGGCTAAGATAAATCACGAGGAGGTCAAGTACGTGATTAAAATGCGGTACCTTAGACAAGGTATTTCGTACATGGTGCGtaattatattcaaatgTCACTGGTAACTGAAGTTATCGAAAAGGCCCAAGGGCATCACTGGATGAGTGCTTACAACTCGTATGGTAACACTGGTGGTTGGGATACCTATCATAGTACAACGATTCTGATGATAATGAGACAATTTTTTTGCGTTGTACCAAAAATATATCGGTATTGACGTTGATCAAAATACATCAAAGCTGTTAATTCTGAAACCAGTTAAACCTCCTTTGCGTCTTTGCAGTAGCTTGCAGCTTGAAGACATTGAACAagcaaaaattgattgtgGCTACCAGCAGAAGGATTTTGATCAGGAAAAGTTGATATTGGAGATATGTTGGTCTGGTGCAAACAGCAGAGCTATTGTTGCACCTACTGGATTTGGGAAGACGTATCTCTTTTTGGTTCCTATACTTGctaataaaataatgaaacGAAGGGAAGGTGGCAAAAGAAGAGTGAGTTTTTTGGTGTTGCCGTATAATGTTGTTGCAGTTGAGTTTGAAAAGCGAATGGCAGAGTATGTTAATGTGATTGGTGTTAGAAATCTTAACTCGTTTGATGGCagtattgatttggttgTGGGGACAGTTGAGAGTTTAACAAAGCTGAATGTcagtgatttttttttgaatttttctcAGAAATATGGTCAACAGTGTCAGCTCTACCGATGAGGCGCAGGTGttgattgaagaaaaagaatttcgCCGGTTGAACCGAGTGCACTACCGGATTTTGCATTCATTTGAGAGTGCGACGTTGCCTCGGAATTTTGCAACAGAGATGGAGAAAAATTTGTTGGCACCGAAGGTGTACAATACTGTGAAAACTGAACCTAATCAAAATGTTTATGTTGAAAGGGAATTTATTGGAGAGGACAAGAAGAGAGTTGGTTATTTGATTGGTGTTgtcaaacaatttttggTGAGCAATAGTGATGGTATTATATTTGTGTACTTTTGCAATCTTGAGACGCTTAAAGAGATTAGTCAAGAGTTTGATGATGCTGTTGTTATTCTGTCAGAAACGAAAGATATCAAGAAAGCACACCAGGATATATCAAAGACACGTTTGATTCTTGCTACAAAAGCCGCTTCAGTTGGTTTGGATATTTCTGGTATCAAgctgataattttttatgaAACATTAGCGACTGTTCCGGAGGCAATTCAGGTCATTGGCCGGTTGCGTGGGAAACCGCTGTATGTTTTATTTCTCTCGGCTGATGATGAAGTATCTAACGGAAAACTTGTAGTGAGCGAATGTTTCAAGAAACAAATGTGCGAATTTTATGGTTTGGAGTGGGGTGATCATCGCAATTGTTGTGGGCAACCGGCAGATTGTACTAAAACTATTGTTGAGCAGATGAGAAATGTGACAGTGGAAGTGTGTGGGAAGAGGTGCAGGTGGAGGAGAGTATGATGGACAGAGCCAAGTTCAAGTTGGgtgaaattaatgaaagatataaatttattaaaatcgACACACTTTATAAATGGTTTGGATTCTATTTAACTACTTTGGATAATAGCCCAGTGGTTCGTGTTGAAGGTGTGTGCAAGTGGTGCTTTATGTGCAATGAAGGTTGTTCTCCGACATGGTGCGAAAGACGACAGATTGTTAGCTTGGCGTGTCGAGTTATTTTTGGTCAAATGAGTGGTGATGATGTTTGTGAGATTGTTCAACAAGGGCTTGGTGGGTTGCAATTGGAATGGGTGGTCAAGAATGATTTAGATACAATGATCAATGAATATGATAGTAAACTCTTGCATTGTAACAAGTCAGTATCGTTTGTCTATTCAGGTGCAAGTGTTGGATAAGTTGTATTGCAAagtgttgaaaaaaattgggaaATATGAACCTGAAGAATGGTTTATGAAATCGCTTGGAGCAAATGAAAGTATGGCACCTGATGGGCAGAATTGGAAAGAACACGCTGCTGAAACATATTTCATGGCACCTCGTGGGAGAGATATGTTATGTAAAAAATGTGGATGTATTAACAAAGATCATGATAATTGTATAGGGgaaaaaactattttaTGATATTTGATCGTTGGTACAGTAAAGGTCAAGTTAAAGTGTTTAATCATTGGATGCGGGCACTAATGCGAGCAGAGGCTGTCAATCTACATCAACATGTTATGGTGGCAGTGTATCAAGAGGTGGATAAggaattattttttttttttttttgtcgtTGTATATTAATATATGTGACATTATAAAAGGAGACGTAGTGCGGCAGGTGATGCTATGTGAACAGCATTTGGCAATCTAATGGCAGTTTGAAATGCGAATGCCCGTTGTGTAAGTTAATTGTCAGTTCTATTGTATAAGGTATAGTGAATGCCCAGTTTGTATCTCGTTGTGAAAGCTGGTTGAACAACATGTAGTATCAGTGGTTTATGGCAGTGTGAAATATTCTAATGCAAGCTGGTATGTATGAAAGTTGGCAAATCTGTTGGATTTGGTGGTTCAACAACACGTAGTAACTCAATGGCAGTGGGAAATTCAACATAAATTGTATAAGCTGCTGTGTGTGTGCCGTTGTCAATGCTGTTGTTTGTCAGGCAGTTGTAGAAATCATGGTCGTGATGGACAGATTGAATGGGCATTGCAACATGAATTGTGTAAGCTATTGCAAATGCCCAGACATGTATTTCGTTGTGTTTTCTAGTTGTCGAATTAACATAACAACAGAGTGTAGTTTCAGTAGTCAATGGCAGTTCTGGAAATCATTgcaaattcatttttgaaTGGCCGTGTGTAAGCTGTTGTCATTTCAGTTGTAAATTCTGGCTGAGTCAATAGTCAATGGCAAAATGAACTGTCAGTTGGTGAAGTGAACAAATGAATAGCTGACCTAGACAGTTGGTGCAACAGCAAATGAATAGTGGTGAATCTCAATTCAATGGCAGTACAATTGTGGAATGAGTTGGAAAAACTGGGAAATCTTGCAAATCTGGCAAAACAGAATACATTGCAAAATTGAACAACTAACAATAAACACCCTGAAAGAACTGTGGCAGGTTCAGCTGGAGTTCAATTCtggaaattcaaaaatctAAGCACTTGGAAGATCTGGGAAATCTGGCAAACTGAACATCTGGGAAATCTGAACTTCTGATAGTCAGAACTAGAACAGcataattgattgaagatcttgttgttgttggtggaaagaaaagtgatgaaaattttttcttttttttctcaacgtggcaaaaaaaaaaagtagtgCAAAAAATTAATGTGGGGAAAGACACGAGGTGCTCAGTGTAGACTTAGATGGGGTCTGTAGATTGGCAGGGTCTTGATGTAAATCACGTATGTCTAACAGCCTAGGCTGAATTATGGCAGTGGCAGGAGTGGGTTTTTTAgagaagatttgaaaaaaaaactgagcaaaaaaagaaccaGGCCCTGACATCAAGGGACAGTGGAACAACAGTAGTAAGTGGTAGACGTAAACTAAGCCTTGATAGGGATAGTAGGGGCCCTGTAAATTAAGTTTGCATTGTTTTGGGAAGTTTaagatttaaaattttagGTTGAATTGACTGAAAAGTtgaggaaaaaaaagacgAGAACGGGAGTTCTGGCAACACTTTGTGCACACAAAAAActtaaaaaacaatatataaGCTTAAATATGGACTGTAGGAGGTAGCTAAAGTGAGTCTGCATTGTTTTTTAAAGTTTTGGGAGTAGAGTCTTAATTTTTTGAGGTAATTTTACAAGAAAACTAGCTCAAAAAATAACATCAACTTGCGGTGAGGTAGAGTTTCAAAGGTTTAACAGAGAGCTTATCAATTCAGAGTCATTGTCAGAGTAGTGAGCTTATTGTTTGGAAGTTTAATTAAAGGTGTTAGAGTGTGTTGACTGTGATAGCTATGAAATCTGGGGTGTGGGAGACACGCgtcacaaaaaaaaattagttGGTCAAAAAAATAGTTGGCAAAGAACATcacttttcttcttgaacaacaaattgacaacaacaaaatattcaatcaatcagTTATTCAATCAGATGAAATGAAGTACGAAGATACGACTACTACTTGAACCGGAAGCTGTGCACCCAGGGGATAAATTACGAATTCATGAAAAAGTCATTTCAGCTGGAAAAGACAATTTGAAAGAGATATCAAATCAGTGGGTGCAAGCTACACCAGGAATGGAGAGAGGAGCAAATTCAAGCAAGTTGTCTAATTGAAACTTGTCAAGTAGGGAAACAAACTCaagaaa includes:
- a CDS encoding transposable element protein, putative (transposable element), translating into MSQTNKSGPKSPSPSSSDTSTSATTDTSANATNLAFQASVEASVNKQLQAFQEQMMEMFNQFASRYEQQTAQGINQTREQEARDFQKFNSAAMKLESHVQDVEQETPELEKEVGAFEEAYNKRVRFEDERFQHASDIMAQAQDKELDLQEQITALRDQMAELSTNQSATSANVPKPVFVTTDDIAIQIKRIFPQADLTNNDWNQPTNEFPPFMDFKILLCWIVEMIPCSMSVLIATEAMVAVFTRPSCME
- a CDS encoding possible retrotransposon-related protein (transposable element) encodes the protein MEPNEDTDRELEELENMVNYVKSIGASQWPAMLNRLDGASKAFIRECVSDMVTDKYTGDHTNVVDERDSDGGYFEQQEAIKVHLKKTIPNTIREQGANSDMEKALLYAAENDLFRVRFMPDGTYRIIYSQIGEEFSDKFPELDSQMAIESHLEKYPEVQVGKNKYKVVVKNNHHDNIGIYCFLHPAEEWKVEKLIHAFFDNKRDEWMPALKSAANITTTEENIEFSILKSEVNNADEFTKQPLKAGKYATSYFMIGWSGNKVPKKSRYFWKHHKLDLVSTAKYCTNSPTLFHTRWSCKHGNHCFRCNQNGHATGNHFNNPAKQDFEIHKRWEFVCWLIPIVVG